One Edaphobacter flagellatus genomic region harbors:
- the leuD gene encoding 3-isopropylmalate dehydratase small subunit, which yields MEPINIITSKAVPLPLPNIDTDQIIPKQFLKRIERTGYGEFLFFDWRYDVDTPDIVKERPDFVLNKPEYKGAEILIAEKNFGCGSSREHAAWAINQYGFRAVIAPTFADIFFSNAGKNGIVLARLSEGEVQTLLDRSTKNPDHTITINLEQQTVTDDQGFHATFEIDPFRKYCLLNGLDDIGLTLRHEKDLDSFESKHDKDFWSAPKTATA from the coding sequence ATGGAACCGATCAATATCATCACCTCGAAGGCCGTGCCGCTTCCGCTGCCGAACATCGACACGGACCAGATCATCCCGAAGCAGTTCCTGAAGCGCATCGAGCGGACGGGCTATGGCGAGTTTTTGTTCTTCGACTGGCGGTACGACGTCGATACTCCAGACATCGTCAAGGAGCGGCCGGACTTCGTGCTGAACAAGCCGGAGTACAAAGGTGCCGAAATTCTGATCGCGGAAAAGAACTTCGGCTGCGGTTCCTCGCGGGAACATGCTGCGTGGGCGATCAACCAATACGGCTTCCGCGCGGTGATCGCGCCGACCTTCGCCGATATCTTCTTCTCGAACGCGGGCAAGAACGGCATCGTGCTCGCTCGCCTTAGCGAAGGAGAGGTGCAGACACTTCTCGATCGCTCGACGAAGAACCCCGATCACACGATCACCATCAATCTCGAGCAGCAGACCGTTACCGACGACCAGGGCTTTCACGCGACGTTTGAGATTGATCCATTCCGCAAGTATTGCCTGCTGAATGGACTGGACGATATCGGTCTGACGCTGCGGCATGAGAAGGATCTCGACAGTTTCGAAAGCAAACACGACAAAGATTTCTGGTCCGCACCGAAGACTGCGACCGCTTAA
- the ilvD gene encoding dihydroxy-acid dehydratase, translating into MSNVLDPAKKNSVVLTEGPSRAAARSYFRSVGFSKDDLHKPIIGIANTWTEVGPCNFHLRQVAEAVKQGVRDAGGTPMEFNTITVHDGITMGTQGMKASLISREVIADSIELVTRANSFDGLVCIAGCDKNMPAAIMALGRLDIPGLMLYGGSIAPGKLPQPDGSVKEITILQVFEAIGSHAAGKINDDELEAVEAAACPGPGACGGQFTANTMAMAGEFLGISPIEITGVPAMSPEKARASREAGRLVMELARKDLRPSKIVTRKAIENAYAAACASGGSTNAVLHLLAIAREFNIPFTIDDFNAISDRTPHICDLSPGGKYAAKDYQDAGGSRVLAKRLLDAGLIDGGQITVTGKTLAEEAEHAKETPNQPVIYPVDKPLKPTGGLVILKGNLAPDGCVVKVAGHERVLHTGPARVFDSEDACFAAVEAGKIKPNDVCVIRYEGPRGGPGMREMLAVTAAIKGIPELSETVALLTDGRFSGATRGLMVGHIAPEAYLGGPIAAVHEGDLITFDINKRELRLEVPAAEIAKRLKDFKAPEPRFKRGVFAKYANTVSSASEGAVTT; encoded by the coding sequence GTGAGCAACGTACTCGATCCGGCAAAGAAGAACTCCGTTGTGCTTACCGAAGGCCCCAGCCGTGCGGCTGCGCGCAGCTACTTTCGCAGCGTCGGCTTCAGCAAAGACGATTTGCATAAGCCCATCATCGGCATTGCCAACACGTGGACTGAGGTCGGGCCGTGCAACTTCCACCTGCGCCAGGTCGCCGAAGCCGTCAAGCAGGGCGTGCGCGATGCGGGCGGCACGCCGATGGAGTTCAACACCATCACCGTTCATGACGGCATCACGATGGGCACGCAGGGCATGAAGGCTTCGCTGATCTCACGTGAGGTAATCGCCGACTCCATCGAGCTCGTCACGCGCGCCAACTCCTTCGACGGACTGGTCTGCATCGCAGGCTGCGACAAAAACATGCCCGCGGCCATCATGGCGCTGGGACGGCTCGATATTCCGGGGCTGATGCTCTATGGCGGCTCCATTGCTCCGGGCAAGCTGCCACAGCCGGATGGCTCCGTGAAGGAGATCACCATTCTGCAGGTCTTCGAGGCCATCGGCTCGCACGCTGCGGGCAAGATCAACGATGACGAATTGGAAGCCGTCGAAGCAGCAGCATGTCCCGGCCCTGGGGCCTGCGGCGGTCAGTTCACAGCGAACACGATGGCGATGGCCGGCGAGTTCCTCGGCATCTCGCCGATCGAGATCACCGGCGTGCCTGCGATGTCGCCTGAGAAGGCACGCGCCAGCCGCGAAGCAGGGCGGCTTGTGATGGAGCTTGCCCGTAAGGATCTGCGTCCTTCGAAGATCGTCACGCGTAAAGCCATTGAGAATGCCTATGCCGCCGCCTGTGCCAGCGGAGGCAGCACGAACGCGGTGCTGCATCTTCTTGCCATCGCGCGCGAGTTCAACATCCCCTTCACTATCGATGACTTCAATGCCATCAGCGACCGTACGCCGCACATCTGCGATCTTTCGCCGGGCGGCAAGTATGCGGCGAAGGATTATCAGGATGCGGGTGGCTCGCGTGTGCTGGCCAAGCGGCTACTCGATGCTGGCCTGATCGACGGCGGGCAGATCACCGTTACCGGCAAGACGCTCGCAGAAGAAGCAGAGCATGCGAAGGAAACGCCGAACCAGCCGGTGATCTATCCGGTTGACAAGCCTCTGAAGCCAACCGGCGGACTCGTCATCCTCAAGGGCAACCTTGCTCCCGATGGCTGCGTGGTAAAAGTTGCGGGCCACGAACGGGTGCTGCACACCGGCCCGGCGCGTGTCTTCGACTCCGAGGATGCATGCTTCGCCGCAGTGGAGGCGGGCAAGATCAAGCCAAACGACGTTTGCGTTATCCGCTATGAGGGCCCACGCGGAGGCCCGGGGATGCGCGAGATGCTCGCGGTCACTGCCGCCATCAAGGGCATTCCTGAGCTTTCAGAGACCGTCGCGCTGCTAACGGACGGACGCTTCTCCGGAGCTACGCGCGGCCTGATGGTGGGCCACATCGCTCCCGAGGCTTATCTCGGTGGACCGATCGCTGCCGTGCATGAAGGCGATCTGATCACCTTCGACATCAACAAGCGCGAACTGCGTCTTGAGGTCCCCGCTGCGGAGATTGCGAAACGTCTGAAGGACTTCAAGGCTCCCGAGCCGCGATTCAAGCGTGGCGTCTTCGCAAAGTATGCCAACACGGTGAGCAGCGCGAGCGAAGGCGCTGTCACGACATAA
- the ilvB gene encoding biosynthetic-type acetolactate synthase large subunit, with amino-acid sequence MMMTDKNQHPTLTGAEILWATLVGEGVTTVFGYPGGAILPAYDALRKFPIHHVLTRHEQGAAHMADGYARASGKVGVAIATSGPGATNLVTGIATAMLDSVPIVCITGQVSSKVLGSDAFQEIDITGITLPITKHNFVATRPEQIAPMIREAFQIAASGRPGPVLVDITKDAQQGTALFNFEEAAPAPYRPHPMLRTESAEMHRAIELMRASTRPVILAGHGIILSEAEREVLAFAERYQIPVATTLLGLGAFPASHPLALGMMGMHGESWVNNAIQQADLLLAFGMRFDDRVTGNLASYAPNAKKIHIEIDPSEINKNVRVDVALIGDLKEVLNTMEPLIHDKSYVVDGKSAPENNTKEWLREIRAMKGDAAVRDIINLPDNGHLYAAHVINDIWQEAKAAGRLDKTIIATDVGQHQMWEAQYFKHEDSRTLITSGGLGTMGFALPAAIGAKIARPDCDVWCIAGDGGFQMTAAELSTIQQEHLHINVAVINNGFLGMVRQWQEAFYDKNYACSPILSPDFVKLADAHGIPGAHVTQRKDVTPTVTKARAGSSAYLINFSVEKEDGVYPMIAPGAALHEMVRRPQKDPLLETAEDE; translated from the coding sequence ATGATGATGACCGACAAAAATCAGCACCCGACCCTCACCGGAGCCGAGATTCTCTGGGCCACGCTTGTAGGCGAAGGTGTCACCACGGTCTTCGGCTATCCGGGCGGAGCTATCCTTCCTGCGTATGACGCGCTGCGTAAATTCCCGATCCATCACGTGCTCACGCGGCACGAGCAGGGCGCTGCGCACATGGCTGACGGCTACGCGCGCGCCTCGGGCAAGGTCGGCGTCGCGATTGCGACATCGGGACCTGGCGCGACGAATCTCGTCACCGGCATTGCGACGGCCATGCTGGACTCGGTGCCGATCGTCTGCATCACGGGCCAGGTCTCGTCGAAGGTGCTTGGCTCCGATGCCTTCCAGGAGATCGACATCACCGGCATCACGCTGCCGATCACGAAGCATAACTTCGTCGCCACGCGGCCCGAGCAGATCGCACCGATGATTCGCGAGGCCTTTCAGATCGCTGCCTCCGGCCGCCCTGGTCCGGTGCTGGTGGATATCACCAAGGACGCGCAGCAGGGTACGGCTCTCTTCAACTTTGAAGAGGCCGCGCCTGCTCCGTATCGCCCGCACCCGATGCTGCGTACGGAGTCGGCTGAGATGCATCGCGCTATCGAGTTGATGCGCGCCTCGACGCGGCCCGTCATTCTCGCGGGTCACGGCATCATTCTCTCGGAGGCGGAGCGCGAAGTCCTTGCCTTTGCCGAGCGCTACCAGATTCCCGTTGCCACCACGCTGCTGGGTCTGGGAGCCTTCCCTGCCTCGCATCCGCTGGCGCTTGGCATGATGGGCATGCATGGCGAGAGCTGGGTCAACAATGCGATCCAGCAGGCTGACCTGCTGCTGGCCTTTGGCATGCGCTTCGACGACCGCGTGACCGGCAACCTTGCCAGCTACGCGCCGAATGCGAAGAAGATTCATATCGAGATCGATCCCAGCGAGATCAACAAGAACGTTCGCGTCGATGTTGCACTGATTGGTGACCTGAAAGAAGTGCTGAACACGATGGAGCCACTGATCCACGATAAGAGCTATGTCGTCGATGGTAAGTCCGCCCCCGAGAACAATACCAAGGAGTGGCTCCGCGAGATTCGTGCGATGAAGGGCGATGCAGCCGTGCGCGACATTATCAATCTGCCCGACAACGGCCATCTATACGCTGCGCACGTGATCAACGACATCTGGCAGGAGGCCAAGGCCGCCGGGCGTCTCGACAAGACGATTATCGCTACCGACGTGGGCCAGCACCAGATGTGGGAGGCGCAGTACTTCAAGCATGAGGACTCGCGCACGCTCATCACCTCGGGCGGTCTCGGTACGATGGGCTTTGCGCTGCCCGCCGCCATCGGCGCGAAGATTGCGCGTCCCGACTGCGATGTCTGGTGCATCGCCGGTGACGGAGGCTTCCAGATGACGGCGGCGGAACTCTCCACCATTCAGCAGGAGCATCTGCACATCAACGTGGCCGTCATCAATAATGGATTCCTCGGCATGGTGCGCCAGTGGCAGGAGGCCTTCTACGACAAGAACTACGCCTGCTCACCGATTCTCTCGCCGGACTTCGTCAAGCTCGCCGATGCGCATGGAATTCCCGGCGCGCACGTCACGCAGCGCAAGGATGTAACGCCTACGGTTACAAAGGCGCGCGCTGGCTCATCAGCATATCTGATCAACTTCTCCGTCGAGAAGGAGGACGGCGTTTATCCGATGATCGCACCAGGTGCAGCGCTGCATGAGATGGTACGCAGGCCGCAGAAAGATCCGCTGCTTGAAACTGCGGAGGATGAGTAG
- the ilvN gene encoding acetolactate synthase small subunit: protein MLHTFVALVDDKPGVLTRVASLFRRLNVNIVSLTVGESEREGVSRMTIVCDAPEHAADRVRASLYKLEIVRDVDELGRSEAVIRELCLIKVAAGPTTPHGQHSRSQIFELANVFRARVVDLAPESIMLEMTGAASKIEGLLQVLRESNFEVLEVSRTGRMAMRRGHHTSRVLKALGTKTAEDMPVAYPDRPMVDNLPNQFAEDEA from the coding sequence ATGCTCCACACGTTCGTAGCACTGGTAGACGACAAGCCCGGCGTATTGACCCGGGTCGCTTCCCTCTTTCGCCGTCTCAACGTCAACATCGTCTCGCTCACCGTCGGCGAGAGCGAGCGCGAGGGCGTCTCGCGCATGACCATCGTCTGTGATGCACCTGAGCATGCGGCCGACCGCGTTCGCGCTTCACTCTACAAGCTCGAGATCGTGCGCGATGTCGATGAGCTTGGGCGCAGCGAGGCCGTCATCCGCGAGCTTTGCCTGATCAAGGTTGCTGCCGGTCCCACCACGCCGCATGGGCAGCACTCGCGATCGCAGATCTTCGAGCTGGCTAATGTCTTCCGCGCGCGTGTCGTCGATCTTGCGCCCGAGTCCATCATGCTGGAGATGACCGGCGCCGCCTCGAAGATTGAGGGCCTTCTGCAGGTGCTTCGCGAGTCAAACTTTGAAGTGCTTGAGGTTTCGCGCACCGGCCGCATGGCCATGCGTCGCGGCCACCACACCAGTCGTGTACTGAAGGCTCTCGGCACGAAGACTGCCGAAGATATGCCGGTCGCCTATCCGGATCGTCCGATGGTCGACAATCTGCCCAATCAGTTTGCTGAGGATGAAGCCTGA
- the ilvC gene encoding ketol-acid reductoisomerase — MAKTYHDQDADLSLIQGKKVGIIGYGSQGHAHALNLKDSGVEVRVGLRADSPNADRARKAGLVVDTVANVSKWADVIMNLTPDQTAAKVHKAEIEPNLAPGKTLLFAHGFNIRFGTIVPPAGVDVALVAPKAPGHRVREVFTEGGGVPGLVAVEQDASGNALKLALSYAKGIGCTRAGVLETTFTEETETDLFGEQAVLCGGTAALVKAGFETLTEAGYQPELAYFEVLHELKLIVDLMYRGGLAYMRHSISDTAEWGDYVAGPRIVTAETKKAMKKLLEEIQDGSFAKKFIEENETGRHEFARIRQQEAAHGIEKVGAELRKNMPFLDPVKVENGAVVKA, encoded by the coding sequence ATGGCAAAGACATACCACGATCAGGACGCAGACCTTTCGCTTATCCAGGGTAAGAAGGTCGGCATCATCGGCTACGGCTCGCAGGGCCACGCCCATGCGCTCAACCTCAAGGATTCGGGCGTCGAAGTCCGCGTCGGCCTCCGCGCTGATTCACCCAACGCCGACCGCGCGCGCAAGGCTGGCCTTGTCGTCGACACAGTGGCCAACGTCTCCAAGTGGGCCGACGTCATCATGAACCTCACGCCGGACCAGACGGCCGCGAAGGTACACAAGGCTGAGATCGAGCCGAACCTCGCTCCCGGCAAGACGCTGCTCTTCGCGCATGGCTTCAATATCCGCTTCGGCACCATTGTGCCTCCTGCTGGCGTCGATGTCGCGCTGGTTGCACCGAAGGCTCCTGGCCATCGCGTTCGCGAGGTCTTCACGGAAGGCGGTGGCGTTCCCGGATTGGTTGCCGTCGAGCAGGATGCCAGCGGCAACGCGCTCAAGCTGGCGCTGAGCTATGCCAAGGGCATCGGCTGCACACGCGCCGGCGTTCTGGAAACGACCTTCACCGAAGAGACCGAGACAGACCTCTTCGGCGAACAGGCCGTTCTGTGCGGCGGCACCGCGGCTCTCGTCAAGGCAGGCTTCGAGACGCTGACGGAGGCAGGCTATCAGCCGGAGCTCGCGTACTTCGAGGTGCTACACGAGCTGAAGCTGATCGTCGACCTCATGTATCGTGGCGGGCTGGCCTACATGCGTCACTCCATCTCCGACACGGCAGAGTGGGGCGACTATGTTGCCGGACCGCGCATCGTCACTGCCGAGACGAAGAAAGCCATGAAGAAGCTGCTCGAAGAGATCCAGGACGGCTCGTTCGCCAAGAAGTTCATCGAAGAGAACGAAACCGGTCGCCACGAGTTTGCTCGCATCCGCCAGCAGGAAGCTGCGCACGGTATCGAGAAGGTCGGCGCTGAGCTGCGCAAGAACATGCCATTCCTCGATCCCGTCAAGGTCGAAAACGGCGCGGTCGTCAAAGCTTAG